The following nucleotide sequence is from Vulpes lagopus strain Blue_001 chromosome 1, ASM1834538v1, whole genome shotgun sequence.
TGATTCAAAATTCCCTTTGTATTCTTTTGCTATAGCGATAGTGTACTTATGTTTCCAAAGAGAAATCACAGAAACAGCATCACAGTCTTCTGAATACTTAGCATAGATTTTCTCAGTTATATTATTCCTTTGAAACATATTTAAAGTTTGAATtacctttaatatatatatatttgactgtGGGCAAGTTATCTAAACTCCCTGAGCCTCTGTTCTTTCATGTCTAAATAAAGGTCAAACACATGATTATTTGAGGTTTAAATGAAAGGTCTCTAAAGTAAGGCCTAATACAGCTGGCATTTATCAGGTGCTAAATAAGAAGTACTATTTAAATATTAGGAGATTAGCATGTGAAGGGAAATCCTTTTCCCAGAGTTGATCACTGCTGTGCTGACAGAGTTCAAGACCATCAATTTCACCTTCTGTTGAGCTACCTGGATTAATGTTATAGGCCCATCTGTGGCCACTGATTGTTTATTAAAACAGGGTTATGAGATGGTCTAAGGGAGGGTATATATATCAGTTGCTAGGATGCTTGGAATTGGATTGTTGTCCTTCCTCACCTTTGATTTAGTACGAGGCTTAAGAAAATAGTGAGGTCAGGGAGTCTCACGGTGCCTTTGGAAGGGCCAGAACTTGCCCTAAATGTTCTTCAACCAAATAAGTATTTTGTTTATTAGTGCTTGAGAGAATTTGAGTGTGGGATGAGTTCAACTgcacaaaaggaaaagatatttaccactttatatatatatatatatattccttgtTTCATCATAGAAATTCCAAAACTTCtcctttgtgtgtttgtgtgtgtgtgtagaaaggcAGGAGTGCTTTCCTGGACAATAGATGAATGAGCAGTAGCTTTAGTTTATATGTAGACATAGTTGGCACCATGTATGTATATACTCTGGACTACTTAGAAGTAGGTTTTTGAGTATGATGAGAAGTCAGACTGAGTTGTAATATATTTTGGGGAGTCAATTCACTATAAATTGTGACTGTAAACATTGTAAATGTTTTGTTAGTTTTCTCCTAATAaaatttttggggatccctgggtggcgcagcggtttggcgcctgcctttggcccagggcgcaatcctggagacccgggatcaaatcccacatcgggctcccggtgcatggagcctgcttctccctctgcctgtgtctctgcctctctctctctctgtgactatcataaataaaaattaaaaaaataataaaaaaaataaaataaaataaaatttggggggaaaagggttaaaaaaaaagtctaaagaaaaagcacttgactATTTCTAGGTATCACTCTGTTACATGAGATAACagtaaaatagaaattagaaattttaaatttctctagtAAAATCCCCATTCTCAGGTATTGAGTTGGCTATTCTTAAAAAGGTTTACACCCTACACTGATGACACTTGTCAGTAGCTGATAGTTTATTCTTCAAGTACATTTTAGATATCTGACTCAGTTCTTCAGAtacaaatggttaaaaaaaaattcctcagacagtattaacattttaatattaaatacctttttttttttttttttttaagatttacttatgatagacatagagagggagaggcagagacacaggaggagggagaagcaggctccatgccaggagcccgacatgggactcgatcccgggactccaggatcgcgccctggccaaaggcaggcgctaaaccgctgagccacccagggatccccaataccttttttttttttttttaacactaacaGCTTTGAAAGTTTtttcaaagagcaaaagaaatatactttgttttcttttcctcttatttcagTGTAAATATATCAAGAATTATCTTTCCTTAGGAATACTTAAATATGGGCTATTTTAGAAGGAAGTAGATAAACAATATAATGGTAATGTGAGTTGACAGAAaccttgattatttattttttgttaaccTTAGTTCATTCTTTTAAGCAACATAATCTTTTTCAGCCCTTTTTTATTTGGCTACCAGCTCTGTTTCAGGAGTGATTAAGGAGATGTATATACCAGAAGAATCTTCAGTACACCATAGAAGCACTTTCCATCACGAAGTTGTGAGAGAAAGTGCTTACTAGAGGGTATTTTGGTGTAACTGCTAAGATCGTATGAAAATATAAAGCACTAGTAGTCTAGACTATTTGTCTCTTAATATAGAATTATCTTGACGAGGCTTCTGCAACAAGTATTTTGcaaatatctactatgtgccaagtactatgCTAGGTTCTGACCACATACTAGTAATAATTTACTAGTATATTAATATACCTAAATAATATACCTATAGTCCCCTGCCCTTATTAAGGGTCGGTCTGAGGGAGGCACGCATTAAACCAGTGTCCTGCAATAACAAGACAAACTATACTTGGTGCTCTGAATCAAAGAGCAGAGTGCTGTGTGAGAACATGGTGGCAGGGTTTAGGATGGGAGGATAGAACAGGAAAAGCATGTCAAGGGTGTAAGCCAAGTAGAGTgtaagaggagggggaagagcaTTTGTAGCCAAAGATATTTATAACGGGGTAAACTTTAGTTTTGTATTTGAACACTGAGACTTGAAATGGGAagataatttactattttttacgATAAATTCCACAGTTTTGATCCTACTTTCATTGTAAGGATGCAGCAGTATAGAGAGGTATATACCATTTGGCTAGTGCAAGCCCACTTGGCCGGTATGCCTGTGTCAGACCTGTCACTACAGATGTCACTGCTGTAGTCATCCCAGCAAGTGACAGCTGCCAGTTTCATTTACAGAGGTCAGGTGGAGAATTCCAGCACTGTAAGGACACATTTCATTCTTAATTGGTAAACTAGAGATGATTACTATAATTTGAAGATAGACACATGTTAACGGTATGCCCAACGTGCCTAGCTGATGCAAAACCACTTTGTATCTTACTTAGTTGAGCAGTTCTGTTTTAAATTGACAACtagtattaaattttaattcttaaaacttaTTAATAGTAATGATATTACTAATTTTATAAAGTAAGAAGAATGTGTTCCtaagatcatttttatttcattatctgCATATCAATGTATGTGATAGGccaaaataattctattttttattcattcatgtacaTTAAAATCATAAGATCTATTTTTCCCATATTGTTAAGCCTGTCTCAAAagaatttgtatcttttttttttttttttaagaatttgtatcttaaaaatgttaaatgtcatCCTTTTTCTGACATATGAAACattaattgtattttctctttaggTAAGTGATTCCTTCTTTGAGGTCGAAGCCCTCATGGAAAAGATGAGGCAGTTACAGGAATGTCGAGATGAAGAAGAGGCAAGTCAGGAAGAGATGGCTTCAcgttttgaaatagaaaaaagggaGAGCATGTTTGTCTTCTCTTCaggtaaaaaaaatctttacgtACTCAACAAAATTTCTATTACTTACCAAAAAAGAGcccacttttttatttaaagaatttaaatttttaaaacatcagtgcaaatatatttttccttttagagatGCTATTATTGCATAGGTATTCCTACTTATAAATAAAGCAGGAAACCGAGAAGAGGATATAAATAGCACTAGACTAAAAGAGGACATTTGAGTTTTAGTACTAAAATCACTGCCAATAAACCTTGTGAATGTAAGTCACTTAACATATGaatgctcttttttctctttaaaattaggaaatcGAGTTCATAAAGCCCTAAAATTGCTTTTCAGCTTTAAAATTCAATGATTTGTGCAAAGGAGCTATTTATTAGACAACTAACAACAAacttgaatcctttatgtttgGCCTTTATATACAGGCTATAGAATTTAATACATAAACCAggtaatttaaaggaaaaaaaagttaaagtgtctcaaaatgtattttgataACAGAGTGGggataaagaatatatgtgttaaaagcactaaatttcctaatagcaaagaaaaaatcaaattcGTATAAATGAAGGTTGGATGTTCTCTTGTTTCTCCTTGATGaaaagtttttgtttctattttcctcaaacaaacatgaaaataatccAGAAAGGCTTAGAGCAGTTCAGgaaacattattaaaattgattCACCATTCCAGAATTGTTTCTAGGACCTTTGAGGTGTTAGAGAGATCACACTATATATTGTAGGACATTAATATTCAACCAGAAATAATCCAGGTGCTAAAGTATATAGATTATTTAATCAccataaaaattttccaaaagagTGTTCAACTTtgcgtactttttttttttttaactttgcgtACTTTTAAGATAAAACTTAATATCCAAAATTGGAGTGGGGATATAGAGGACATATGAAAGAAAGGAATGCAAAGCATAGAAAATTCAACCATGAATACTTTTTATAACAGAATCTTACTACATTCCATTTACTGATAAGCTATTTCTCTGTGGTTTAAGACTGATTAGTTGGTATCAGAGAAAGGGTTATCCTATTTTTACTTGTTATAGGTAAAATGAATTTTAACTAGTATCCTGTTTTTTGAAAAGCTTTCAGTggcttttttaattatttcagatGATGAAGAAGTCACACCAGCAAGAGATGTATCTCGTCACTTTGAGGATACTAGTTATGGCTATAAGGATTTCTCTAGACATGGGATGCACGTTCCAACATTTCGAGTTCAGGTAAAATTGCAATTTACTGTTGTGCACGTGACTGGTTAGGAAAAGTCCCCTGGATATGAGAATTCCAAAATGTTGCAGAAAGAAATAACTTCTCTATGTCAGGCAATTCCTTTAAGTATATTTATTGTTAAAGTTCAGAAACCAGTTGATCAGAAATCAAAACACATTCATCTGTAAAACTAAATCATAATGGTGGGTTAGGTTCCCAGATAGTGTGCTAAAACTCAAGTTCCTAATATATCTAAACAATGAATAATAGTAGCATGTATGTAGCATtggtttttctccccctttcctcttgAGCCCCACTGTTAAAGTGAGGCCCTGATACACACCAGGCCTTGAGTGACAAGAGAAATGTCTCCAGCATCTCAAGCATTATATGTATGTGAGTGGAGAGAAAGATGATGAAACAAATCAAAAgatgtactttattctttttaggGAGAGTGAGTTCTTACAGATAGCAtaggaaataaataatgacaattacAGTATcctaatttcctttaaaatatgtacTGAATGTTAATTGAGGCAAAGAgaatttttgaggattttaaattGAAAGCTTGAGAGGCTTCATATAGATGTTATTCCAAAATTACTAGCACTTCTTAGAGTAAATAAAATTAGTGAAGTAGGGAGTAGAATTATTGTTGGTAGACCCAGTTTCTTTAGCTTCCAAATCATTAACTGAAATACATAGTAAAACTTCATCAGTACAATTATGTATATATTGAGTCCATGGAAACTTAGGGACCCAGTGGTCCTCTAGGATACCAGTTATGGCTGTAGGATACCAGGCTCCTTCTTTTTTTGCTTGGTAGAAGGCACTATGCTAAAAGTTCTTTGCAAACACCTCTGGAGCAACAGTAGTTATGCTATCTTCTCTGGTTCCACATTAAAAGTTGAGAATCATCAAttaattagcaaatatttattctgtgctCTAAGCTTTGTAAGACTGCTTCCAGTCCAATCCATTAGTAGAAACATACTGCAGcctaagtgtatttttttaaatagtctgttctataaatatttaatttagataGGTAAATATTTAATTCACATGAGTTGATATTCCAACTCCTTCAATTATTGTGAGGGGCCAATGTTAAATAACTTCccagaaatatgaaaatttgagaactgtaagattttattcttgCTCAAGTGATAAAGATGTTTAAACggacaaaaattttttaaaaaacataaagggACAAAAATTAGGCATAACTAACAGTTTTATAGATTACTTCTGCTTGATAGTGTAAGTGTGTCATGAAGTAGAATTGAAGAGATCATGTGGGCTGGAAATTTTATGGAGGAAGTTAGGATTTGACGAATTTTAATGGTCCAAAAGCATGGGCATTGTGTAAAGCAGAGGAGACTGTAGGCAATAATTGAGCTTATGTTGAGAGAGTGAAGGAAGGGATCATAAAGAAGTTGGCTGGGCTGCTGAGTCCTTCAAGCACAGAATTCCTGCTTCTGATTAGGGGGAAGCTAGTTGAAAATCGGTCAGGTTTGTAGATTTTGGAGACCAGAGTGATAACATATCAAAGAGGTGTTTCAGGAAAAATATTATGAGAGCGACATAGTAGTGTAGGGGCTTATTTTGCTTGAGATAGAAAGGAAGCAGGAAGATTTAATGTAGGAAAACTAATTAGGAAACTCAATTAATAGTCCTAAGAGAAAGGAGGTAGGTAGAAGGGAAAGGAATGAGTGGTGGTTGTgttgaattaaaaatttacaaaatttgaGGACCATCGGAATAGCTGCAGCAATGGAAAACGAGAGAGGACTCCCAAGATAGGTTGCCTCTGGATGTGGAATGAGGAGAGAGTGAAAGCTGAAAATGGGTGGCCTCTGTGTAAGAACAATTCCATTGGTTTTTAAACTCACTGAGTTACTAAAGCTTTGCATGCTGCAGTATAGAAACTGAAAACATCAGATTGCACTGCAAGTGAAGCTGGGAGCTCGGATGCACTAGAGAGGCAGTAGACTTCAGCGACCAGTAATCTCCCCATACAACAGAGCAGTAGACATAGAACTGTACTTGgctacattttaattatttgcatttgttctattctctgtatttaggaCTATTGCTGGGAAGACCATGGTTATTCTTTGGTAAATCGCCTTTATCCAGATGTGGGACAGTTGATTGATGAAAAATTTCACATTGCTTACAATCTTACTTATAACACAATGGCAATGCACAAAGATGTCGATACCTCAATGCTTAGACGGGCTATTTGGAACTATATTCACTGCATGTTTGGAATAAGGTTAGTCTCTTctgtttataaagaaatattttcctttgggCTAAATTATTCAGGTGCTTGAAACACGCACACAGACAGACATATACAAATACTCAAGCTATTGGGGGAagggatggttttatttttatgctgCTTATGAATCAATTTATTGCAGCTTGGTTTATTTCCTCTCTCCTAGCTAGGCAGGAGGAAGAGTTAGGGACATTGGCAGGAGTTAAATGACAGATGCCTCCAGGGAAGGGGTGGGCAAGCAAGCTGTCCTAGAGCATAGATGAAAACTTCACCACCAAACACCTTTGGCATCATCTCCTATCTTCTTGGAACTTAGTACCCTTAAGTACCCCACTAGCGCCCTCCTAGCTGTTCTCATGCTACTCCTGAAGAGTACCTGCTCCCGTGATACTTCATCAAAACGTAAAACTTTCATGTCCTGTTAGGTATTGAGCCACATTATGTTAAATAGGCAATGCAaccattatatatacacatacacagcaCCTTCTAACATACACACGAACTCCACCCTATAGGACCTTCTGATTATTTTAGCTGTAAAATCAGGGTTTCTCTTGCTATTCGTTTTATCAGTGATCAGACTACTGACTCGGCCTCCAGAATAGTAGTAGAGCCAGCTTGGGAAGCAagagcttttttccttttccactgaAAACCAAATAAGAGACTTCAGTGTCTGGCAATCCTAAAAACCATCAACCATCTCAGCTTAAAGCAGAATAGCCTATCCTGAGTAGACGCTGTGAGGCCATCTATAGATCATTCTTCCCTATGGAATAATCGTCTCCCATTCCCccactatttttttccccatctgatTCCAGAAACTCCTGGAAacctgaggggggaaaaaagggaaaagggttAATTGTAGTCATTTTCATTTACACAAGTGGATTATGATCGATATATATGTATCATGCAATAGTAAATAGTTCGtcaaattcttaatttcagcAATACTCAAACTGTTTCCACAATTTCCTTAGTGTGTTTACTTCTTTATCtttatgattataaatatatactgttGCTTGGGCACTAAcaaattttctcttcatttccctaACTTCTCTGTTTCTTATCCCTTTATATTCACTCATCCATCCCCAATTAAACATTGTAAAGCAGTTATTGTGGGGGACAGGTGCCTACACAGGGAAGAAGAATACAGCATTTATCATTAACGTCCATGCTTTCATAATAAAACAGACCATATGTTGAAAATATAgtaattctcattttctcttaacAGATATGATGACTATGACTATGGTGAAATTAACCAGCTATTGGATCGTAGCTTTAAAGTTTATATCAAAACTGTTGTTTGCACTCCCGAAAAAGTTACCAAAAGAATGTATGATAGCTTCTGGAGGCAGTTTAAGCACTCTGAGAAGGTATGTACCTATTGTGGTTTGCTCTTTAACTTAGTGATTCTCATTCTCCTCCTGATCTGTGGCCCTCAAATCCTTTTCCAACCCAGAGAAGAACATACCTGCACATCTGTCTGGTATCCCCTGGAAGGAACCTCATTATAATGCTAGAGTAAAAGAATAAAGACAGGTGGCTGGCCCCAGTTCAGAAGTGCTAGCATGGCTGTCACCGCTTGggagaaagaaaaccattttgcaagagctcttccttcatttttcattgtttatagaTAGAAATGTCTGGTCTTTGAGCTAtcgttttaaaattgtttaaattattaaatgagGATTTCACAGGGGAAGTTGGTATTCTACTTAAAGCAATGTCTAGGTTTTctgaaatataacaaatataagcCCAACATCTATCCAAAAAGAATCTAGGATGACTTTCATTTTGAGACTAAGTCAAGATTTCTAAGTTACTCAGTGGCACACAGAAAATATACTTAGTTTGGGGGTTTATTAGATGCATTGAAAAACTGAGAATGCTTAAATAatgttgtgttttatatttaggttcATGTTAATCTGCTTCTTATAGAAGCTAGAATGCAAGCAGAACTCCTCTACGCTCTGAGAGCCATTACCCGCTATATGACCTGATGCCTTTCCTCCATTAGAGATGATGGAATGATCAGCAGATATAGTCTGCAAGGGGATGGTACTAAGCCCCAGGACCAATGGTAGataaaagaattcagaaatcCATTGTGCCatgatttctttagtttttgctaTGTTACTGTGGAAATACCACTGCTGGCACGAGCAGTGAACGCTTATTGGCAGCTTCAAGTGTAGAGCTGTGAAGAAGGGCTGCCGTTCACAGTATTTTGCTTTTTGACAGTACAAGATGCTGTACAACTGTTTTAATACA
It contains:
- the SESN1 gene encoding sestrin-1 isoform X3, with translation MHTLFADSFAALGRLDNITLVMVFHPQYLESFLKTQHYLLQMDGPLPLHYRHYIGIMAAARHQCSYLVNLHVNDFLHVGGDPKWLNGLENAPQKLQNLGELNKVLAHRPWLITKEHIEGLLKAEEHSWSLAELVHAVVLLTHYHSLASFTFGCGISPEIHCDGGHTFRPPSVSNYCICDITNGNHSMDEMQVNSAGNVSVSDSFFEVEALMEKMRQLQECRDEEEASQEEMASRFEIEKRESMFVFSSDDEEVTPARDVSRHFEDTSYGYKDFSRHGMHVPTFRVQDYCWEDHGYSLVNRLYPDVGQLIDEKFHIAYNLTYNTMAMHKDVDTSMLRRAIWNYIHCMFGIRYDDYDYGEINQLLDRSFKVYIKTVVCTPEKVTKRMYDSFWRQFKHSEKVHVNLLLIEARMQAELLYALRAITRYMT